From the Candidatus Bipolaricaulota bacterium genome, the window GTCCTGCAGGTTGCGCAGCTCGTCGTTCACCGCGATCCGCAGCGCCTGGAACGTGCGGGTGGCCGGGTCGATCCGGCGCTCGTGGAACCGGCGCGGGATCGCGCGACGCACGACCTCGGCCAGGGCCCTGGTCGTCTCGATCGGCCGCGCTGCGACGATCGCCCGTGCGATCCGGCCGGCGAACCGCTCCTCCCCGTAGTCGCGCAGGATGCGGGCCAGTTCCTCCACGCTTGCCGCGTTCACCAGATCGGCCGCCGACGTTTTCTGGGTCGGGTCCATCCGCATGTCGAGCGGTCCGTCCGCCCGGAAGCTGAACCCGCGCTCGGGCGCATCGAGCTGGAGGGAGGACAGGCCGAGGTCGAGGAGGAACCCGTCGATCGCCTCGATCCCGAGCCCGGCCAGAATCTCCGCCAGGTCGCGGTAGTTTCCGTGGACCAGCCTCACTCGGTCCCCGAACTGCGCCAGGCGCGCGGCCGCATACCGCAACGCCTGGGGATCGCGGTCGATCCCGATCAAGCGGGCTTCCGGCCCGGCGGCCAGGATCGCCGCGGCATGCCCGCCGAGGCCG encodes:
- the rsmH gene encoding 16S rRNA (cytosine(1402)-N(4))-methyltransferase RsmH; this translates as MSDAIHRPVMRAEAVRFLAPDRGGIYVDGTVGLGGHAAAILAAGPEARLIGIDRDPQALRYAAARLAQFGDRVRLVHGNYRDLAEILAGLGIEAIDGFLLDLGLSSLQLDAPERGFSFRADGPLDMRMDPTQKTSAADLVNAASVEELARILRDYGEERFAGRIARAIVAARPIETTRALAEVVRRAIPRRFHERRIDPATRTFQALRIAVNDELRNLQDGLAAGFAALRPGGVIVVISFHSLEDRIVKRFFRKLATPRYESLAPGPPLPPQAEVLTKKPLRPSEEEIGENPRARSAKLRACRKL